The Streptomyces sp. ICC1 DNA window GTGGCGGCCAAACTCGGCCTGGAATGCCCGGTGTTCGACCTCAAGAACGCCTGCAACGGGGTGCTCAACGCACTGGAGGTGGCCGATTCCCTCATCCGGACCGGACAGTACCGGCGGGTGCTGATCACCAGCGCCGAGGTCAGCACCCGCGAGAGCCGCTGGAGCGTCACGGATCCCGAGGACGTGCTGAACGCCCTGCCGAGCCTGAGCACCGGGGACATGGGCTCGGCGGTGCTCGTCGCCGCGAGCGCCCGGCCGGGGATCGTGGGCAGCCGGTTCTTCGCCAACTCCTGGGGCTGGCGGGCGGCGACGCTGCCCAATCCGTACGCGAACCACCGCAGGATGGGGCAGTTGGAGATCGACTCGGCGCAGCTCGTGGCCTCCTTCGACGGTATGCCGGCGAAGGTGCGCGGGGCGGTGCGCGAGCTCGGGGTGAGCGTCGAGGACTTCGACCTCGTCTGCGTCCACCAGCCGTCCGTGCCCTTCACCCGGGTGGCGTGCGGCTGGGTGGGGGTGGACCCGGAGCGGATCCTCTCCACCTTCCCGGCGCACGGCAACGTCGCCACCAACACCATCCCGCTGCAGTTGGCCACCGCTCTGGGCTCGGACCGGCTCCACCGGGGCGACCTGGTGGGCATGTTCGGGTTCGCGAGCGGCGCGAGCGCCGGCGTCGTCGTCTGCAGGTGGTGACCCGGTGCGCACCGACCCCGTACGAGCACGCATCACCCCGCTGCCGCCCGAGCGGTGGACGCCCGCGCTGCGCGGACTGCTGGCCGGCTCCGCCAAGGACGGCCCCGGCCGCGTGAACCTCTTCGGGACCCTCGCCCACCATCCGGAACTCGCGCGGGCCTGGCTCTCCCTCGCCCGGGTCCTGACCCACGAAGGGGTTTTGACGGACCGTCAGCGTGAACTGGTGGTGCTGCGCACCGCGCACCGGCGTGGCGGCTCCTTCGTGTACGACCGCCACCGCCAGGTCGCCGCCGAAGCCGGCCTGGACGCCCGGGAGGTGGCGGCCACGGCCGCCGCACTCGGCGAACACCCTTGGGACGCGGGCGATCTGGCCCTGCTGGAGGCCTCCGACGCGCTCGCGGCCGGGGACCCGCTGCCCCAGCCGCTGTGGGACCGGCTCGCGGACGTGCTGCGTCCCGACCAGCTCGTCGAACTCCTGATCCTCGCCGGGCAGTGCGCCACGATGTGCGCCACGCTCGGCGCCCTCCACACGCCGCCCGACGGCGCCCGAACCCCCTCCGGATGAGATCCCCGCCATGACCCTGACCACCACCGGCGCCGCCATCGGCAGCTCCACCGAAGGCGCGGCCGCGCCCGCGCTCGCCCTGCCCGCCGCCTACGGGTCCTGCCCCTACGACCCGCCGCCCGGCTACACGGCGGCCGCCGCCGAGGCGCCGGTCAGCCGCGCCGAGCTGCCCGACGGCTCGCCCTGCTGGCTGGTGACCGGCCACCAGGAGGTGCGCTCGGTGCTCGCCGACGCCCGCTTCAGTGCCGACGCCCGCACCCCCGGCTTCCCCTTCCTCTCCCCCGGCCAGCGCCAACTGGCCACCGCCCAGCCGAGCTTCATCCGGATGGACGACCCCGAGCACGCCCGCCTGCGGCGCATGGTCGCCAAGGACTTCCTGACCCGCCGGATCCAGGAGCTGCGCCCGGCCATCGCGGAGGTCGTGGAGAGCGCCGTCGACGCCATGGCCGCCGGCGGCCGCCGGTCCGCCGACCTCGTGGCGGACTTCGCGCTCCCCGTCCCGTCGCTGGTCATCTGCCTGATGCTGGGGGTGCCGTACGAGGACCACGCGCTGTTCCAGTCGCTCAGCCGGACCCTGCTCGACAACACCACCGACCCCGGCCGGGCGGCGGCGGCCCACCGCGAGCTGATGGACTACCTGGCGACGCTGGCGGAGCGGAAGCGGGAAGCGCCGGGGGACGACATCCTCAGCCGGCTCGCCGTCCGGCCCGACCTGACGGCACAGGAGACGGCCTCGCTCGGCTTCATGCTCCTGATCACCGGGCACGAGAGCACCACCAACATGGCCGCGCTCAGCGTCCTGGCCCTGCTGCGCCGCCCCGACCAGGCCGGCCTGTTGCGGAGCGACCCGGCGCTGATCCCCGGGGCGGTGGAAGAGCTGCTGCGCTACCTCACCATCATCCACCTCGGTCTGGGCCGCGCCGCCACGGCGGACGTCACCGTCGGCGGGGCGCCGATCCGGGCCGGTGACGCGGTGATCTGCATGCTGTCCACCGCCAACCGCCAGCCGGAGCTCTTCGGACCGGGAGCCTCGGAAGCCTCGGAAGCCGCAGGAGCCGCAGGAGCTCCGGCAACCGCCGACACCCCGAGTGCCCACCGTGTTCCGGCCGGCGTCGCGGCCTGCCCCGCCGAGCTCGACGTGACCCGGGACGCACGCCGCCACCTGGCCTTCGGGCACGGCGTGCACCAGTGCCTGGGCCACACGCTGGCGCGCGTCGAGCTGCAGATCGTGCTGGAGACCCTACTGCGCAGGCTGCCCGGCTTGCGGCTGGCCGCACCCGAGGACCGGCTCGTCTTCCAGCGGGACACCATCGTCTACGGACTGCGGGAGCTCCCCGTCACCTGGTGACGGGTGCGGGTGCCGGTGCGGGTGCGGGACCGCTACGCGGGAGTGGGCTTCGCGCGGACGTGCATGCGCTCCCCCTGCCGTCCGAACAGGCTGAGGAGCTCGACCGGCCGGCCGTCCGCGCTGCTGAACCAGTGCGGCAGGCGGGTGTCGAACTCGGCCGCCTCGCCCGGTCCGAGGACCAGGTCGTGGTCGGTGAGGACGAGCCTCAGCCGGCCGTTGAGCACGTACAGCCACTCGTAGCCCTCGTGCGTGCGGAGGTCCGGCTCGGGACCGC harbors:
- a CDS encoding 3-oxoacyl-[acyl-carrier-protein] synthase III C-terminal domain-containing protein — translated: MAVHSAIVHATVHVPRERQSVSAVEDRFRASSPGIPMSRGVLQHMYGLAQRTVAPAEEQPSDLAVHAARSLLDESDTLPRDVDLLLYAGILADMEEPATAHVVAAKLGLECPVFDLKNACNGVLNALEVADSLIRTGQYRRVLITSAEVSTRESRWSVTDPEDVLNALPSLSTGDMGSAVLVAASARPGIVGSRFFANSWGWRAATLPNPYANHRRMGQLEIDSAQLVASFDGMPAKVRGAVRELGVSVEDFDLVCVHQPSVPFTRVACGWVGVDPERILSTFPAHGNVATNTIPLQLATALGSDRLHRGDLVGMFGFASGASAGVVVCRW
- a CDS encoding carboxymuconolactone decarboxylase family protein — encoded protein: MRTDPVRARITPLPPERWTPALRGLLAGSAKDGPGRVNLFGTLAHHPELARAWLSLARVLTHEGVLTDRQRELVVLRTAHRRGGSFVYDRHRQVAAEAGLDAREVAATAAALGEHPWDAGDLALLEASDALAAGDPLPQPLWDRLADVLRPDQLVELLILAGQCATMCATLGALHTPPDGARTPSG
- a CDS encoding cytochrome P450; this encodes MTLTTTGAAIGSSTEGAAAPALALPAAYGSCPYDPPPGYTAAAAEAPVSRAELPDGSPCWLVTGHQEVRSVLADARFSADARTPGFPFLSPGQRQLATAQPSFIRMDDPEHARLRRMVAKDFLTRRIQELRPAIAEVVESAVDAMAAGGRRSADLVADFALPVPSLVICLMLGVPYEDHALFQSLSRTLLDNTTDPGRAAAAHRELMDYLATLAERKREAPGDDILSRLAVRPDLTAQETASLGFMLLITGHESTTNMAALSVLALLRRPDQAGLLRSDPALIPGAVEELLRYLTIIHLGLGRAATADVTVGGAPIRAGDAVICMLSTANRQPELFGPGASEASEAAGAAGAPATADTPSAHRVPAGVAACPAELDVTRDARRHLAFGHGVHQCLGHTLARVELQIVLETLLRRLPGLRLAAPEDRLVFQRDTIVYGLRELPVTW